The Candidatus Deferrimicrobiaceae bacterium sequence CGGAGACGGACTTCTTCACTTCCTTGACGATCTTCGCGATCTCGGACGGCATCGACCCGCCGTTCGTGTCGCAAAGGATCACCCATTCGGCGCCGCCGTCCACGGCGGCCTTCAGCGCCTTGATCGCATAGTCGGGGTTGCGCTTGTAGCCGTCGAAAAAGTGCTCGGCGTCGAAGAAGACCTGCTCGACGCGCTTCTTCATGAATTCGCAGGTTTCGCGGATGGCCGACAGGTTCTCGTCGAGCGTCGTCCGGAGCGCCTCGGTGACGTGGAAGTCCCAGGTCTTGCCGACCAGCGTGATGACCGGGGTCTCGGCGCCGAGAAGCGCCTTCATGTTGGCGTCCTCCTCGCATTTCTTGCCGACGCGGCGCGTCATGCCGAAGGAGCAGATCCGGGCGTTCTTCCAGGACATCTTGCGAGCCAGGGCAAAGAATTCCTTGTCCTTGGGGTTGGAACCGGGGTAGCCGCCTTCGATGTAGTGAATGCCGAACTCGTCGAGCCGCTCCGCGATATTCACCTTGTCTGCGACGGAAAGCGAGATTTCCTCGGACTGCGTTCCGTCGCGCAGGGTCGTGTCGTAGAGGTAAACCTTTTTCTGAGGCGCCATCCGAAATTCCCCCCGATTCTTCCCGAGATTTCCTGTTCTAGGCTTTCGCCGCACCCAACCCGAAGGCGGCGTGCAGGACACGGACCGCGAGCTCTGTGTATTTCTCTTCGATCAGGACCGAGATCTTGATCTCGGAGGTCGAGATGCCGAGAATGTTGATCCCCTCGGAAGAAAGCGTCTCGAAGAGCTTCATGGCCACGCCCGAGTGGGAACGCATCGCCATGCCGACGATCGACACCTTGGCGATCTTGTCGTCCCCCACGACCTCGGCGGCGCCGATCTCTTTTGCGACGCCCTCGATCACCTGCATCGCCTTCTTGTAGTCGGATCGGACGACCGTAAAGGTGATGTCGGTGAAGCCGGTGACGGAGACGTTCTGGAGGATTACGTCGACGACGATGTTGGCGTCGTTGAGCGGCTTGAAGATCTTCGCGGCGATTCCCGGCTTGTCGGGCACCCTGACGATGGTGATCTTCGCTTCGTTCTTGCTGAATGCAACCCCCGACACCACTGCCGTTTCCATGATCTCCTCCTCGTTGGTCACGATCGTACCCGGATTATCGTTGAACGAGGACCGGACGTGGATCCGGACCCCGTATTTCATCCCGAACTCGACCGACCGGATCTGGAGCACCTTGGCGCCGAGACTGGCCAGCTCGAGCATCTCTTCGAACGAGATCTTGTCGAGCTTGCGTGCATCCTCGCAGATGTTCGGGTCGGTCGTATAGACGCCATCGACGTCGGTGTAGATTTCGCAAACATCGGCCTTGAGTGCCGCGGCGACCGCGACCGCACTGGTATCGGAACCGCCCCGCCCAAGCGTCGTGATCGACCCGGTCTCGTCGATTCCCTGGAAGCCGGCGACGACGGCGATGCCGCCTTCCTTGAGCGTGTCCATGATGGCTTTGTGGCCGATTTTCTTGATGCGGGCCTTGACGTAGGCGGAGTCGGTCTCGATCGGGATCTGGGAGCCGGTGAACGACCTGGCCTTGTAGCCCATCTCGGTCAGGGCGATCGCGAGAAGGCCGATCGTCACCTGTTCGCCCGTGGATGCGACGACGTCGAGTTCCCGCTCGTTGGGGATCTCGGAAAGCTGGGCTGCCAGGCCCAGGAGCCGGTTGGTCTCCCCGGACATGGCGGAAACAACGACGACGACCTGGTTCCCTTCGTCGTGGGAGCGCGCCGCCCGCCTGGCGACGTTCTTGATCTTCTCGATCGTTCCGACCGACGTGCCGCCATACTTCTGGACTATCAGTGCCATCGCCTGGTCAACCTCCTGTGAGAAAGCGTTTGCATTGCTCAAAAAATGGCTGGAATCTGGGGGCATTCGGGAACGCGAGCGTCAGGATCCGGCCGGCGTCGCCCGAAGCCAGAAATGTAACCCGTAAACAGCCGTTTGGCAACAGCTTCGCCACATTATCGGGCCACTCGATGGCGGACACCCCCGCGGTCCCGATGATGTCCTCGAGCCCCGCGGAGATTCCCTCCTCGGGCGTGGACAGCCGATAGGCGTCGATATGGTGAAAAGCGAGGCGTCCTCGGTGCTCGGAGACGATCATGAATGTCGGGCTCGTGACGACCGCGGGATCGATGCCGAGGCCGCGCGCCATTCCCTTGCAGAATAAAGTCTTCCCGGCGCCAAGGTCGCCTTGCAGGAGGACGACATCCCCGGACGCCAGCGTCTCGCCCAGCAATCGCCCGATCTCGAAGGTATCTTCGGGCGACCCGGAATTCAGGACGACAGTCATTCCTCTTCTTGGGGATCACCCAGCGTGTGCT is a genomic window containing:
- a CDS encoding aspartate kinase — its product is MALIVQKYGGTSVGTIEKIKNVARRAARSHDEGNQVVVVVSAMSGETNRLLGLAAQLSEIPNERELDVVASTGEQVTIGLLAIALTEMGYKARSFTGSQIPIETDSAYVKARIKKIGHKAIMDTLKEGGIAVVAGFQGIDETGSITTLGRGGSDTSAVAVAAALKADVCEIYTDVDGVYTTDPNICEDARKLDKISFEEMLELASLGAKVLQIRSVEFGMKYGVRIHVRSSFNDNPGTIVTNEEEIMETAVVSGVAFSKNEAKITIVRVPDKPGIAAKIFKPLNDANIVVDVILQNVSVTGFTDITFTVVRSDYKKAMQVIEGVAKEIGAAEVVGDDKIAKVSIVGMAMRSHSGVAMKLFETLSSEGINILGISTSEIKISVLIEEKYTELAVRVLHAAFGLGAAKA
- the tsaE gene encoding tRNA (adenosine(37)-N6)-threonylcarbamoyltransferase complex ATPase subunit type 1 TsaE, with protein sequence MTVVLNSGSPEDTFEIGRLLGETLASGDVVLLQGDLGAGKTLFCKGMARGLGIDPAVVTSPTFMIVSEHRGRLAFHHIDAYRLSTPEEGISAGLEDIIGTAGVSAIEWPDNVAKLLPNGCLRVTFLASGDAGRILTLAFPNAPRFQPFFEQCKRFLTGG